The stretch of DNA TGTATAAGTTATTTGGGATACAGAAGCATTATTGGTTGCAGTTGCATAAGGCGACTGCAATACGCTAAAAAAAGTGATTGCAGATATTATGAGAATTACTCCCAATGAACAAATAGCAATCAGGTAACGCAACCTGGCACTTTTATTATGCAGTACGATCATAATCGCAGCAAGTAATAACGATACTAAAGCAATTTGCCAGATGGAATGCACAAGCGCCCAACCCAATGCTTGAGCTATATTGCCGGAAAAAATTGAATCAAAGGCATTCATTTTATTTTCCTCCTTCTAATTGATCTAAGAGTTCACGAATTTGATTTAATTCTTCTTTAGACGTCTGCGAATTTCCCAACGCCTGCATAACAAGTTTGGATGCAGATCCTCTGAAGGCATTATCTAAAAACTTGTCAAGTAGTTGCTGTTGAGTTGCTTTTTCATCAATTGCGGCACCATAAATATGCGTGCGACTACTGTCATCCCGGTCTAACATCTCTTTGCCATGCATAATTTGCATTAGCTTTAAAGTAGTTGTATAGCCGGTCTCTTTTTTCTCGTTCAATTGCTCATTCACAAATCGTACAGTATTGGGTCCGTGTTCCCACAATACTTGCAGGATTTCTAATTCAGCATCGGTAGGTTTTGGAATTTTCATACGTTAATAACGTTCAATTGGTTTACGAATTATTTCGTAGATCAAATATATACGAAGAGTTTCGTAATTAAAATAGTTACTACGAAATTTTTCGTAACAAGTTTATTGCGTTGTGTTTCAGAGGTTAGTAATTGGGCGGAAAAATAAAGCCCCGAAAATATTCAGGGCCTCATACATATGTAGATGTGTAGAAAAGTATTTTTTAATAATTATTTCGATTCAACATTGCTGATTTCAAATTAACAGGATTCGCATTTTTTGAACAATACTCACTTGTAGGTATTTTTTA from Solitalea canadensis DSM 3403 encodes:
- a CDS encoding BlaI/MecI/CopY family transcriptional regulator; amino-acid sequence: MKIPKPTDAELEILQVLWEHGPNTVRFVNEQLNEKKETGYTTTLKLMQIMHGKEMLDRDDSSRTHIYGAAIDEKATQQQLLDKFLDNAFRGSASKLVMQALGNSQTSKEELNQIRELLDQLEGGK